Proteins co-encoded in one Uloborus diversus isolate 005 chromosome 9, Udiv.v.3.1, whole genome shotgun sequence genomic window:
- the LOC129229356 gene encoding LOW QUALITY PROTEIN: uncharacterized protein LOC129229356 (The sequence of the model RefSeq protein was modified relative to this genomic sequence to represent the inferred CDS: inserted 1 base in 1 codon), which yields MFNFSLTLSLFFFFLQLENALRLEVQSGRRIQKYDADQTIFNARVDPEQLPDDLRTSPMAAARESVREHFRLILERSTAGLRGSDLVRFCIQAEGLDRPISTRIMPVSELTLEVILAAVLKSKDQIMMDAGFFVDVITIRRDVGAGRVRMSNYMVDCANKRSILLIHXDDERLCGAKAILLALAHLKNDQKLIDVLRDRRRNTLLNRAKELHAEAGVPFGPCTYAEIALFEEHLDLQIVVYSTGNFNKVSYKGKIRNRRINLLLNAGHFNVIKSLNGFYGSKFYCQSCEKPYDHRENHFCPNKCYVCMREGCNAGQPRRCDGCDRLCKSEDCYQAHKAVTGNEIFSICDILYQCPTCCKVIRRRDCPREEHRCGTSKCPSCGFFVIAEEHRCHLKQIKPKKQSTDIIFFDFETDQETGEHKVNFAIAQYIDKEKEVQEKVFRGYTACEDFCTWLFTPAHKGFTVIAHNMKGYGICSSLLFFLNFYLYSNFLFLFRFDGQFIMAWLVAQGIAPETVPNGSKLMMIKHSSLNIQIIDSFNFLPIALSKIPSCFGLEELRKGYFPHFFNTRQNQNYVGPLPSIEFYGPD from the exons ATGTTTAATTTCTCACtaactctttctcttttttttttttttttacagttggaAAATGCATTGAGGCTTGAAGTACAGTCTGGGAGAAGGATACAAAAATATGACGCCGATCAGACCATCTTTAATGCACGTGTCGACCCAGAGCAACTTCCCGATGACTTGCGGACCTCTCCCATGGCCGCTGCACGCGAGTCTGTGCGGGAGCATTTCCGTCTGATACTCGAAAGATCGACGGCAGGTTTAAGAGGATCGGACTTAGTTAGATTTTGCATCCAGGCCGAAGGGTTGGATCGCCCCATCTCAACAAGGATAATGCCTGTATCGGAGCTTACACTAGAGGTTATACTTGCAGCGGTTCTGAAATCCAAAGATCAAATCATGATGGACGCAGGCTTTTTTGTAGACGTGATCACCATACGTCGGGATGTGGGAGCTGGACGCGTCCGGATGTCTAACTATATGGTGGATTGTGCGAACAAGCGTTCCATACTATTGATCC CAGACGACGAGCGACTCTGCGGGGCAAAAGCCATTTTACTTGCCTTAGcgcatttaaaaaatgatcaaaaattaattgatgtgTTAAGGGATAGACGGCGGAATACTTTGCTGAACAGGGCAAAGGAGTTGCATGCTGAAGCAGGGGTGCCTTTTGGTCCCTGTACTTATGCGGAAATTGCCCTGTTTGAAGAGCACTTAGATTTACAGATAGTCGTTTATTCGACTGGTAATTTTAACAAG gtctCATACAAAGGCAAAATAAGAAACAGGAGAATCAACTTGCTTTTGAATGCAGGTCACTTTAATGTGATCAAATCGCTGAACGGTTTCTACGGCAGCAAATTTTACTGCCAGAGCTGCGAGAAGCCATATGATCACCGAGAGAACCATTTTTGTCCAAACAAATGTTATGTATGTATGAGAGAAGGGTGTAATGCGGGGCAGCCTAGGCGCTGTGACGGCTGTGACAGATTGTGCAAATCGGAGGATTGTTATCAAGCCCATAAGGCAGTGACGGGGAATGAAATTTTTTCCATCTGTGATATT TTGTACCAGTGCCCTACGTGTTGCAAGGTAATAAGAAGGCGTGACTGCCCTAGAGAAGAACACCGCTGCGGAACATCTAAATGTCCTTCCTGCGGCTTCTTCGTCATCGCAGAGGAACATCGTTGTCACTTAAAGCAAATAAAACCAAAGAAACAGTCTACAGATATTATCTTTTTTGACTTTGAGACCGACCAAGAAACTGGGGAGCACAAAGTGAATTTTGCGATCGCGCAATACATCGATAAAGAGAAGGAGGTGCAGGAAAAGGTGTTCCGTGGTTACACGGCGTGTGAAGATTTTTGCACATGGCTGTTTACGCCCGCCCACAAGGGCTTTACAGTCATAGCGCACAACATGAAGGGTTATGGTATTTGTTcctcattacttttttttttaaatttttatctatacagtaattttctttttcttttcagattcGACGGACAATTTATAATGGCGTGGTTGGTAGCTCAGGGCATTGCACCTGAGACGGTCCCAAACGGATCAAAGCTGATGATGATTAAGCATTCGTCATTGAACATACAAATAATAGACTCCTTTAACTTTTTGCCGATAGCTCTTTCAAAAATTCCTAGCTGCTTTGGGTTGGAAGAGCTTAGAAAAGGGTACTTCCCACATTTCTTCAATACTCGGCAGAATCAAAATTATGTCGGCCCATTGCCTAGCATTGAGTTTTACGGTCCCGACTAA
- the LOC129229357 gene encoding uncharacterized protein LOC129229357, with translation MSSEARDALIKWHKEHQSDSFDFQKEMETYCRSDVDILRRSCMLFRSEFLEITGVDPLCYITIASACMAAYRSRHIPPSAIAMVPIHGYVNQTNYSVDSIRWLDWVASREKVNIQHALNGAGEKRFPEYRLTDIVQKKNTVYQYHVRNITH, from the exons ATGTCTTCAGAAGCAAGAGACGCATTGATAAAATGGCATAAAGAACACCAGTCGGACTCGTTTGACTTCCAAAAAGAAATGGAAACATACTGCag GTCTGACGTGGATATTTTGCGAAGAAGCTGTATGCTTTTCAGAAGTGAGTTTCTGGAAATAACTGGCGTAGACCCCTTGTG ttacATCACAATTGCTTCCGCATGCATGGCAGCTTATAGGAGCAGACATATTCCCCCAAGTGCTATTGCAATGGTCCCCATACACGGATACGTAAATCAGACCAACTACAGTGTGGACAGCATTCGATGGCTTGACTGGGTAGCTTCAAGAGAAAAAGTCAACATACAACATGCGTTGAATGGAGCGGGGGAAAAAAGATTTCCGGAATATCGGTTGACGGATattgtgcagaaaaaaaatacgGTGTACCAATACCATGTAAGAAACATaactcattaa
- the LOC129230218 gene encoding uncharacterized protein LOC129230218 has translation MDNASYHSVYVETIPNTATKKDDIRRWLTSKNITWNSDMLKVELLNLVSNVRSIYEEYRVDKLVAFHGHTVLRLPPYHCELKPIENIWSVVKGKVAAENKTFKEKEVEELTKEAIKTVSAETWKNCVSHIIKEEELMWELDGMSDSTVENFVINFDPESTDTASEDMRSVEEVMSS, from the coding sequence ATGGACAATGCTTCCTACCACAGTGTTTATGTGGAAACCATCCCTAATACCGCCACCAAAAAAGATGATATTAGGCGTTGGCTAACATCTAAAAATATCACCTGGAACTCGGACATGCTAAAAGTTGAACTTTTAAATCTAGTATCTAATGTCCGTAGCATTTATGAAGAATACCGAGTAGATAAGTTAGTGGCATTTCATGGACACACGGTTTTGAGACTGCCACCTTACCACTGTGAACTAAAGCCAATTGAAAATATATGGAGTGTAGTGAAAGGTAAGGTGGCAGCAGAAAATaagacatttaaagaaaaagaagtagaAGAGCTCACAAAAGAAGCCATTAAAACTGTCTCTGCTGAAACCTGGAAGAACTGTGTTAGCCACATTATAAAGGAAGAAGAGCTAATGTGGGAGCTTGATGGAATGAGTGACTCTACAGTTGAGaactttgtaattaattttgatCCCGAatcaactgacactgcttcagaAGATATGCGCAGTGTTGAGGAAGTTATGTCATCATAA